From one Butyricimonas faecihominis genomic stretch:
- a CDS encoding pirin family protein, with translation MKTILHKAESRGFFDHGWLKTHHTFSFADYYNPQRIHFGALRVLNDDRIEGGTGFDLHPHKNMEVISIPLKGDLEHQDSLKHKDTIKEGEIQVMSAGTGIMHSEYNRNDDRPSEFLQIWVFPNKQNVPPRYENAVISDLIRKNEISEIVSPYPGNGKGLWIYQQAWFSIADLDKDSLQLYKMKSKESLGVYIFIIEGSIELKDLTLKRRDGVGVYDTDEVEFKATEKSRVLLIEVPPHQ, from the coding sequence ATGAAAACAATACTACATAAAGCCGAGAGTCGCGGTTTCTTCGACCACGGATGGTTAAAAACCCATCACACCTTTAGTTTCGCAGACTATTACAATCCACAACGCATTCATTTCGGGGCGTTACGCGTACTTAACGATGACCGGATAGAAGGAGGTACCGGATTTGACCTACATCCTCATAAAAACATGGAAGTCATTTCCATCCCCTTGAAAGGCGACTTGGAACATCAGGACAGCCTAAAACACAAGGACACGATCAAAGAAGGTGAAATTCAAGTGATGAGTGCCGGAACAGGCATCATGCATAGTGAATACAACCGGAATGACGATCGGCCTAGTGAATTCCTGCAAATCTGGGTATTCCCGAACAAGCAAAACGTGCCGCCACGATACGAGAACGCCGTGATTTCCGATTTAATCCGCAAGAATGAGATCAGCGAGATCGTATCTCCTTATCCCGGTAACGGCAAAGGATTATGGATTTATCAACAAGCTTGGTTCTCGATTGCCGACTTGGACAAGGATTCTTTACAACTCTACAAGATGAAATCAAAGGAGAGCTTGGGCGTGTATATCTTTATCATTGAAGGAAGTATCGAGCTAAAGGACCTAACCTTGAAACGCCGTGATGGAGTAGGAGTATATGATACCGATGAAGTCGAATTCAAGGCGACCGAAAAATCACGGGTATTACTGATTGAAGTTCCACCACATCAATAA
- a CDS encoding DUF2149 domain-containing protein: MKRNLLKKEDETDPISAVSNLFDVAMVFAVALMVALVTRYNMTEMLSTEDFTMVKNPGKENMEIITKEGEKINRYTPSEDQNQSGKRGKKVGIAYELENGEIIYVPE, encoded by the coding sequence ATGAAACGCAATTTATTGAAAAAGGAGGATGAGACGGATCCGATTAGTGCGGTGTCGAATCTTTTTGACGTGGCGATGGTGTTTGCTGTGGCCCTGATGGTGGCTTTGGTGACAAGGTATAATATGACGGAGATGCTTTCGACAGAGGATTTCACGATGGTGAAGAATCCGGGAAAGGAGAACATGGAGATTATTACCAAGGAAGGCGAAAAGATCAACCGGTACACTCCTTCCGAAGATCAGAACCAATCGGGGAAACGAGGGAAGAAGGTGGGTATCGCATATGAACTTGAAAATGGTGAAATTATTTATGTTCCGGAATAG
- a CDS encoding nucleotidyl transferase AbiEii/AbiGii toxin family protein, whose protein sequence is MKNDIYDDMLSAYDLSTEQQKRNAIFEVNQQVILAGLYNGGFFDVATFYGGTCLRIFHGLQRFSEDMDFSLLVPDDKFDFTKYFQPIIDEFAIVGRDVEIKKKDKKNFGKVESAFLKDNTDVYDISFRTDKSIKIKIEVDTQPPLKFRTEQKLLLQPHSFMTRCFVLPDLFAGKMHALVYRAWKNRVKGRDWYDFEWYVRHNIPLGFTHLAERTFLFNNEKIEHDAFITQLKDRLVSADINQVKSDVLPFVKNPKELDIWSNDYFVQLADRVKFE, encoded by the coding sequence ATGAAAAATGATATTTACGACGATATGCTTTCTGCATACGATTTATCTACCGAACAACAGAAGCGGAATGCCATTTTTGAGGTAAACCAGCAGGTGATACTTGCTGGGCTTTATAATGGTGGCTTTTTTGATGTTGCAACTTTTTACGGGGGTACTTGCCTTCGGATTTTTCATGGTCTTCAGCGTTTTAGTGAAGATATGGATTTTTCTCTTCTTGTTCCTGATGATAAGTTCGATTTCACAAAATACTTTCAACCTATAATAGATGAGTTCGCTATTGTGGGAAGAGACGTGGAGATTAAAAAGAAAGACAAAAAGAATTTTGGAAAAGTAGAGTCTGCCTTTTTGAAAGATAATACGGATGTTTATGATATTTCTTTTCGGACGGATAAATCTATAAAAATAAAGATTGAGGTTGATACCCAACCTCCTTTGAAGTTTAGAACCGAGCAGAAACTTCTTTTACAACCTCATTCTTTTATGACACGTTGTTTCGTTCTTCCTGATTTGTTTGCCGGAAAAATGCATGCATTGGTTTACCGGGCATGGAAAAATCGGGTGAAAGGTCGTGATTGGTATGATTTTGAATGGTATGTCCGTCACAATATACCTCTAGGCTTTACACATCTTGCCGAGCGTACGTTCTTGTTTAATAATGAAAAGATAGAGCATGATGCTTTCATTACTCAATTGAAGGACAGGTTGGTTTCGGCAGATATCAATCAGGTAAAAAGTGATGTGTTGCCTTTCGTCAAGAATCCCAAAGAATTGGATATTTGGTCAAATGATTATTTTGTCCAGCTGGCGGATAGGGTGAAATTTGAATAA
- a CDS encoding sodium:solute symporter gives MSTSLVLTVLLAYFLLLILVGFVTTRKVNSEMFFTANRNSPWYLVAFGMIGTTLSGVTFISIPGEVGNTHWTYLTLVFGNCVGYIVIALVLLPLFYRQNLVSIYSWLGTRFGEKARLTGSFFFIVSQLVGASFRLFLVVGVLQLAFFDAIGVPFWLTVFITIAFVWIYTVRGGIKTIVWTDTLQTVFILISVGLTIVVVNKALDFNFSSAIAAIKESPLSRVFDFDWRSGQNTVKQFLAGVAITVCLNGLDQNMMQKNLTCRSLRDCKTNMFSFSFLFLVTNVLFLMLGALLYIYAEREGIVLPGKSDDVFPFLSLNYFGATAGLFFLLGITAAAYSSVDSSLTALTTSFCIDFLKIDPGNKEEKKKRIGVHIVFSLLMIFVVVLFRELNNSSVISSLFKAVGYTYGPLLGLFTFGLTTKYQVREKYLPWVCLLSPVISYVVNCYSEQLLFGYKFGFEILLFNGLLCYLGLLLIRDKHLTRRA, from the coding sequence GTGTCCACGAGTTTAGTTTTAACGGTTTTACTGGCTTATTTTTTATTGTTGATCTTGGTTGGCTTCGTGACAACTAGGAAAGTCAATAGTGAGATGTTTTTTACCGCGAATCGGAATTCGCCTTGGTATTTGGTGGCTTTCGGGATGATCGGGACAACGCTTTCCGGGGTGACTTTTATCTCGATCCCCGGGGAGGTCGGTAACACGCATTGGACTTATCTGACCTTGGTTTTCGGTAATTGCGTGGGGTATATCGTGATTGCACTCGTGCTTTTGCCTTTGTTTTACAGGCAGAATCTGGTTTCTATTTATTCTTGGTTGGGAACTCGTTTCGGGGAGAAGGCCCGGTTGACGGGTTCTTTCTTTTTTATCGTGTCACAATTGGTGGGTGCGTCTTTCCGGTTATTCTTGGTCGTCGGTGTGTTACAACTGGCTTTCTTTGATGCCATAGGTGTGCCTTTCTGGCTGACCGTGTTTATCACGATTGCTTTCGTGTGGATTTATACCGTGCGAGGCGGGATCAAGACGATCGTTTGGACCGATACGTTACAAACCGTGTTTATTCTGATCTCTGTCGGTTTGACAATCGTGGTGGTAAACAAGGCGCTGGATTTCAATTTTTCTTCGGCTATTGCAGCTATAAAAGAGAGCCCTCTTTCCAGAGTGTTTGACTTTGACTGGCGGTCGGGACAGAATACGGTGAAACAGTTTTTGGCAGGAGTGGCGATCACAGTTTGCCTGAATGGGTTGGATCAGAATATGATGCAGAAGAATCTGACTTGTCGTTCCTTACGAGATTGTAAGACAAATATGTTTTCATTTTCTTTTTTATTCTTGGTGACGAACGTGTTGTTTTTGATGCTGGGAGCCTTGCTTTACATATATGCAGAAAGGGAAGGTATCGTGTTACCCGGTAAATCTGATGACGTGTTTCCCTTCCTTTCCCTGAATTATTTCGGGGCTACGGCCGGTTTGTTTTTCCTGTTGGGTATAACTGCCGCGGCCTATTCTTCGGTTGATTCCTCATTGACTGCTTTAACGACCTCTTTCTGTATTGATTTCTTGAAAATAGATCCGGGAAATAAGGAGGAGAAGAAAAAGCGGATCGGGGTGCATATCGTATTTTCGTTATTAATGATTTTCGTGGTTGTACTCTTCCGGGAATTGAATAATTCGAGTGTAATATCGTCTCTTTTTAAAGCGGTAGGCTACACGTATGGGCCTCTTCTAGGGCTTTTCACGTTTGGTTTGACGACAAAATATCAGGTACGGGAGAAATATCTTCCTTGGGTGTGTTTGCTTTCACCGGTGATCTCCTACGTGGTGAATTGTTACTCGGAACAACTTCTTTTCGGGTATAAATTTGGTTTCGAGATTCTCCTGTTTAACGGGCTGCTTTGTTATCTTGGGTTGTTACTTATTCGAGACAAGCATCTAACACGGAGGGCGTGA